One genomic region from Harpia harpyja isolate bHarHar1 chromosome 1, bHarHar1 primary haplotype, whole genome shotgun sequence encodes:
- the PTF1A gene encoding pancreas transcription factor 1 subunit alpha codes for METVLLEHFPGGLDSFSSPPYFDEEDFFPEAPPRDPLAADGLLEPDVDFLSRQLQEYYRDGGDPEGGYRCPAPAATFPPSPASPGFAYECCGAAGAALLSPGGRLQALGSAKRRRRVRSEAELQQLRQAANVRERRRMQSINDAFEGLRSHIPTLPYEKRLSKVDTLRLAIGYINFLSELVQSDLPLRNASSDSPSQPKKIIICHRGTRSPSPSDPDYGLPPLAGHSLSWTDEKQLKEQNIIRTAKVWTPEDPRKVNNKPSLNDIENEPPFDFVA; via the exons ATGGAGACGGTGCTGCTGGAGCACTTCCCCGGGGGGCTGGACTCCTTCTCCTCGCCCCCCTACTTCGACGAGGAGGACTTCTTCCCCGAGGCGCCCCCGCGGGACCCGCTGGCCGCCGACGGGCTGCTGGAGCCGGACGTGGACTTCCTCAGCCGGCAGCTGCAGGAGTACTACCGCGACGGCGGCGACCCCGAGGGCGGTTACCGCTGCCCGGCGCCGGCCGCCACCTTCCCGCCGTCGCCCGCCTCGCCCGGTTTCGCCTACGAGTgctgcggggcggcgggcgcggcgctgCTCTCCCCCGGGGGGCGGCTCCAGGCGCTGGGCTCGGccaagcggcggcggcgggtgcgcTCCGAGgcggagctgcagcagctccggCAGGCCGCCAACGTGCGGGAGCGGCGGCGGATGCAGTCCATCAACGACGCCTTCGAGGGGCTGCGCTCGCACATCCCCACCCTGCCCTACGAGAAGCGGCTCTCCAAGGTGGACACGCTGCGCCTGGCCATCGGCTACATCAACTTCCTCAGCGAGCTGGTGCAGTCCGACCTGCCGCTGCGCAACGCCAGCAGCGACAGCCCCAGCCAGCCCAAGAAAATCATCATCTGCCACCGCGGCACAA GATCTCCCTCCCCGAGCGACCCCGACTACGGACTCCCCCCTCTGGCCGGTCACTCGCTCTCGTGGACTGATGAAAAGCAACTCAAGGAACAAAACATCATCCGGACAGCCAAAGTGTGGACCCCCGAGGACCCGCGGAAGGTGAACAACAAACCCTCCCTCAACGACATCGAGAACGAGCCCCCCTTCGACTTCGTGGCGTGA